From Microbacterium sp. LWH11-1.2, one genomic window encodes:
- a CDS encoding GMC family oxidoreductase, whose product MRSAIVVGAGTSGAIVARRLADAGVAVTLIEAGGYDTNPAIHDPSRAGELWHSAEDWDYFTVPQEHAAGRRLHLPRGKVTGGSHALNAMIWVRGAASDYDAWETAGATGWGWSEVEPVYDAIEHDLLYVSDDYALSPIQESIIAAAVEEGLPHNPNYNGGVLDGVSQQQVTIRDGRRVNTWTTYAQPVAEKLTIITGREVHSVIIEDGRARGVRLGEGADSEDVFADEVILSAGAIGSPIILLRSGIGPATELEALGIPVVQDSPGVGKNLHDHLLSPVVFTTTARPVGPPQPGVSVTQTHLFWRSRDDLAEPDTQPIHFSVPMWGELDPKGDDGFTLMAGLVTPYSRGALTLTGPGLGDRPDIDLAALADDRDVASLAASVRQCRRIGAQPALAERWGAVEAYPGPDVSDSDVEDWVRRTAITYHHQVGTCRMGTDADAVVDPRLRVHGVDGLRVIDASVIPTVPTGNTNAPAAMIGERGAGFVLAD is encoded by the coding sequence ATGCGCTCTGCCATCGTCGTCGGAGCCGGCACGTCGGGGGCGATCGTCGCGCGGAGGCTGGCGGATGCCGGCGTCGCGGTGACCCTCATCGAAGCGGGCGGGTACGACACGAATCCGGCGATCCACGATCCCTCGCGCGCGGGAGAGCTGTGGCACTCGGCCGAGGACTGGGACTACTTCACCGTGCCGCAGGAACATGCGGCCGGGCGTCGGCTGCACCTGCCCCGGGGCAAGGTGACCGGAGGCTCGCACGCTCTCAACGCCATGATCTGGGTGCGCGGAGCGGCATCCGACTACGACGCGTGGGAGACGGCCGGCGCGACCGGCTGGGGCTGGTCCGAGGTCGAACCCGTGTACGACGCGATCGAGCACGACCTGCTGTACGTGAGCGACGACTATGCGCTCTCGCCGATCCAGGAGTCGATCATCGCCGCCGCCGTGGAGGAGGGGCTGCCGCACAATCCGAACTACAACGGCGGCGTCCTCGACGGGGTCTCCCAGCAGCAGGTCACGATCCGCGACGGTCGCCGGGTGAACACCTGGACGACGTACGCGCAACCGGTCGCTGAGAAGCTGACGATCATCACCGGACGGGAAGTCCACTCGGTGATCATCGAGGACGGCCGGGCGCGGGGGGTCCGGCTGGGCGAGGGCGCGGACTCCGAGGACGTGTTCGCCGACGAGGTCATCCTCTCGGCCGGCGCCATCGGTTCGCCGATCATCCTGCTGCGATCGGGCATCGGACCCGCGACGGAGCTCGAGGCCCTGGGGATCCCGGTCGTGCAGGACTCTCCGGGGGTCGGGAAGAACCTGCACGACCACCTCCTCTCGCCGGTCGTCTTCACGACGACGGCGCGCCCGGTCGGTCCGCCGCAGCCCGGCGTCTCGGTGACGCAGACTCACCTCTTCTGGCGCAGTCGCGACGACCTCGCGGAGCCCGACACGCAGCCCATCCACTTCTCGGTGCCGATGTGGGGCGAGCTGGATCCGAAGGGGGACGACGGATTCACCCTGATGGCCGGGCTCGTGACGCCGTACAGCCGTGGTGCGCTGACACTCACCGGCCCCGGGCTGGGCGATCGACCGGACATCGACCTGGCCGCGCTGGCCGACGACCGCGATGTCGCCTCGCTCGCGGCATCCGTGCGCCAGTGCCGCCGCATCGGTGCCCAGCCGGCCCTCGCCGAGCGGTGGGGCGCGGTGGAGGCCTATCCCGGTCCCGACGTGTCGGATTCCGACGTCGAGGACTGGGTGCGCCGCACCGCCATCACCTACCACCACCAGGTCGGCACGTGCCGGATGGGGACGGATGCCGATGCCGTGGTCGACCCTCGACTGCGCGTGCACGGGGTCGACGGTCTGCGGGTGATCGACGCCTCTGTCATCCCCACGGTTCCGACCGGCAACACCAATGCGCCCGCCGCGATGATCGGGGAGCGCGGGGCGGGGTTCGTGCTCGCGGACTGA
- a CDS encoding amidohydrolase, whose product MEAAADLVVTGSVIRTADRSNPLVEAFAVRDGRVLAVGSLADVIRLRGQGTRMLDVGDAAVYPGFVDVHNHHALAGRTDLFELSLPPSLTLDEILAHVRDRAAALPADAWIVGGAVPTTLLPSLANTYSRRRLDDASGGRPVMLMEDSRHNRWVNTRALELAGITATSIPSSGVTMLDPDDGTPTGVLLEAAGIPVQEAFDVGGGLTPEQHVAASRRGVELLNSFGITTFQDAGVSVDILGALATLDRAGALNAWVVSSMLINDDIFGVAPIGTPLIERGEEFRTTHHRPDFVKIFLDGVPPAHTAAFLDPYPADAAHGAHFHGETTMTFDELAGWLRVVADRGLGAKVHCTGDGSARLVLDVAERLRGEGVTTPIQIAHGQFLADTDIPRLQALDVSADISPFIWFPGVIPQALADVLGERAEHSQPNRALIDSGALVAGGSDWPVSESPNTLEGLQGLVTRADPLGRAPGVLWPEQAISAEEALEVFTINAATAMGLGAETGSLTPGKSADFVVLARDAIAGPPDEIVHTPVISTWFAGREVHAA is encoded by the coding sequence ATGGAGGCCGCCGCCGACCTGGTCGTCACCGGCTCCGTGATCCGAACCGCCGACCGGTCGAACCCGCTCGTCGAGGCCTTCGCGGTCCGCGACGGACGAGTGCTCGCGGTCGGTTCCCTCGCCGATGTCATACGGCTGCGAGGACAGGGAACGCGGATGCTGGACGTCGGGGACGCGGCGGTCTATCCCGGTTTCGTCGACGTGCACAACCATCACGCGCTGGCCGGCCGCACCGACCTGTTCGAGCTGTCGCTGCCGCCGTCGCTGACCCTCGATGAGATCCTCGCGCACGTGCGCGACAGGGCGGCCGCACTGCCCGCCGATGCCTGGATCGTCGGCGGCGCGGTGCCGACGACGCTGCTGCCTTCGCTGGCGAACACGTACTCGCGCCGGCGACTCGACGACGCATCCGGCGGACGGCCGGTGATGCTCATGGAGGACTCCCGGCACAACCGCTGGGTGAACACGCGTGCGCTCGAGCTCGCGGGCATCACCGCGACGAGCATCCCGTCGTCGGGCGTGACGATGCTCGACCCCGACGACGGCACCCCCACGGGCGTGCTGCTGGAGGCGGCGGGGATCCCGGTGCAGGAGGCCTTCGACGTCGGCGGCGGGCTCACACCGGAGCAGCATGTGGCCGCCTCGCGCCGCGGCGTCGAGCTGCTGAACTCCTTCGGTATCACGACCTTCCAAGACGCGGGTGTCTCGGTCGACATCCTCGGCGCCCTCGCGACCCTCGACCGCGCGGGAGCGCTGAACGCGTGGGTCGTGTCGTCGATGCTCATCAACGACGACATCTTCGGCGTCGCGCCGATCGGCACGCCCCTCATCGAACGAGGAGAGGAGTTCCGCACGACGCACCACCGCCCCGACTTCGTGAAGATCTTCCTCGACGGCGTGCCCCCGGCGCACACGGCCGCCTTCCTCGATCCGTATCCGGCCGACGCCGCACACGGCGCGCACTTCCACGGCGAGACGACGATGACGTTCGACGAGCTCGCCGGCTGGCTGCGCGTGGTCGCCGACAGAGGTCTCGGCGCGAAGGTCCACTGCACCGGCGACGGCTCCGCCCGGCTCGTGCTGGATGTCGCGGAGCGCCTGCGGGGCGAGGGCGTCACCACCCCGATCCAGATCGCGCACGGACAGTTCCTCGCCGACACCGACATCCCTCGGCTGCAGGCACTGGACGTGTCGGCCGACATCTCCCCGTTCATCTGGTTCCCCGGTGTCATCCCCCAGGCGCTCGCCGACGTGCTCGGCGAGCGCGCGGAGCACTCGCAGCCGAACCGCGCGCTGATCGACTCCGGCGCACTGGTTGCCGGCGGGTCGGACTGGCCGGTGAGCGAGTCCCCGAACACCCTGGAGGGACTGCAGGGCCTGGTGACGCGAGCCGATCCGCTCGGGCGCGCACCCGGCGTGCTCTGGCCGGAGCAGGCCATCTCCGCCGAGGAGGCGCTCGAGGTCTTCACGATCAACGCGGCGACGGCCATGGGCCTCGGTGCGGAGACCGGTTCCCTGACGCCCGGCAAGTCCGCGGACTTCGTCGTGCTGGCGCGCGACGCGATCGCCGGGCCGCCGGACGAGATCGTGCACACGCCTGTCATCTCGACGTGGTTCGCCGGCCGCGAGGTGCACGCCGCCTGA
- a CDS encoding APC family permease — protein MAPSTETSHEHTALRPGALGVAGIVFLVLAAVAPLTGIVVVASLAIALGNGGGTPMSFFLVAAILLLFAVGYAQMSKQLVNAGGFYAFVVKGLGRTGGLIAGLIATLGYNFFVVGTIGTSGFFMQTIIRDLTGLDVHWLVWGLLSIVVCFVLARIGVDFSSKVLGVCLVLEVLMLVVFDVSVLVQTGYDLGAFSPEAVFSGSLPIGLLLAATGFLGFEATALFSEEANQPLRTIPRATYTSIIAIGVILGVTTWAVVSATGVAQAQATALEHLPTGDLIFSLSQQYLGGTLTTVMMVLLLVSLFAAMLAFHNSATRYLYSLGRSRILPQALARTRANGAPQLAGIVQAAFAGIMAIIFAIAGADPILTLVPAMLGFGTLSVLILQGLAAISIVVYFRRNRDPRWWSTFIAPGIGFLGIAAISVLAVVNFNIVAGSEELAIRLMPLLLVVALIGGIAYGAYLKRAKPAVYDGLATDLEKFSDR, from the coding sequence GTGGCACCCTCGACCGAAACATCTCACGAGCACACCGCTCTCCGCCCCGGTGCCCTCGGCGTCGCCGGCATCGTCTTCCTCGTGCTCGCCGCGGTCGCACCGCTCACGGGCATCGTGGTCGTCGCGTCCCTGGCGATCGCCCTCGGCAACGGCGGCGGCACCCCGATGTCGTTCTTCCTGGTGGCGGCGATCCTGCTGCTCTTCGCCGTCGGCTACGCGCAGATGTCCAAGCAGCTCGTGAACGCCGGCGGCTTCTACGCGTTCGTCGTGAAGGGCCTCGGCCGCACCGGCGGTCTGATCGCCGGGCTCATCGCGACTCTCGGCTACAACTTCTTCGTCGTGGGCACGATCGGCACCAGCGGATTCTTCATGCAGACGATCATCCGCGACCTCACCGGTCTCGACGTGCACTGGCTCGTATGGGGCCTGCTCTCGATCGTGGTGTGCTTCGTCCTCGCCCGCATCGGCGTCGACTTCAGCTCGAAGGTGCTGGGCGTCTGCCTGGTGCTCGAGGTGCTGATGCTCGTCGTGTTCGACGTGTCGGTGCTCGTGCAGACCGGGTACGACCTGGGTGCGTTCAGCCCGGAGGCGGTGTTCTCCGGCTCCCTGCCGATCGGACTCCTGCTCGCCGCGACCGGCTTCCTGGGGTTCGAGGCGACCGCGCTCTTCAGCGAAGAGGCGAATCAGCCGCTGCGCACCATCCCCCGCGCCACCTACACCTCGATCATCGCGATCGGCGTGATCCTGGGCGTCACGACCTGGGCCGTGGTCAGCGCGACCGGAGTGGCGCAGGCGCAGGCGACCGCGCTCGAGCACCTCCCGACGGGCGACCTGATCTTCTCCCTGTCGCAGCAGTACCTCGGGGGCACCCTCACCACGGTGATGATGGTGCTCCTGCTGGTGAGCCTGTTCGCCGCGATGCTCGCCTTCCACAACTCGGCGACCCGCTACCTGTACTCGCTGGGACGCTCGCGGATCCTGCCGCAGGCGCTCGCGCGCACCAGGGCCAACGGCGCCCCGCAGCTCGCCGGTATCGTGCAGGCCGCATTCGCCGGCATCATGGCGATCATCTTCGCGATCGCCGGCGCCGACCCGATCCTCACGCTCGTTCCCGCGATGCTCGGCTTCGGTACCCTCAGCGTGCTGATCCTGCAGGGACTCGCGGCGATCTCGATCGTCGTGTACTTCCGCCGCAACCGGGACCCGCGCTGGTGGAGCACGTTCATCGCACCCGGAATCGGATTCCTCGGCATCGCGGCGATCTCGGTCCTCGCCGTCGTGAACTTCAACATCGTCGCCGGCTCCGAGGAGCTCGCGATCCGGCTGATGCCGCTGCTGCTGGTCGTCGCGCTGATCGGCGGCATCGCGTACGGCGCCTACCTCAAGCGCGCGAAGCCCGCCGTCTACGACGGACTCGCCACCGACCTGGAGAAGTTCAGCGACCGCTGA
- a CDS encoding SDR family oxidoreductase has translation MDLQLQGTTALVTGAASGIGRATALALAAEGVGVALLDRDAAALRETASGCLGALILVADVTDESEVRAAVGSAAMTLGRLDAVVCCAGISGPVGTSIEDTDLADWDAVLSVNVTGAFLVLKHALPMLRAAPAASVVLLASDSAFVASPGMVPYGASKAALVQFGRALSVDLSDTRIRVNTVAPSIVDTPMSRGDLGSAAFDAPGFPVQSAADVAAHVSYLVSPLSRAINGTTLLSDFGYTARSGFPA, from the coding sequence ATGGATCTGCAGCTGCAGGGTACGACGGCGCTCGTGACGGGCGCGGCGAGCGGGATCGGCCGCGCCACGGCGCTCGCGCTCGCCGCGGAAGGCGTGGGGGTCGCCCTGCTGGATCGCGACGCCGCCGCGCTCCGCGAGACGGCGAGCGGATGTCTAGGGGCCCTGATCCTCGTCGCGGATGTGACCGACGAGAGCGAGGTGCGTGCGGCGGTGGGCTCCGCTGCCATGACGCTCGGCCGCCTCGACGCCGTGGTCTGCTGCGCCGGGATATCGGGGCCCGTCGGCACGTCGATCGAGGACACCGATCTCGCCGACTGGGATGCCGTGCTCTCCGTGAACGTGACCGGAGCGTTCCTCGTGCTCAAGCACGCGCTCCCGATGCTGCGTGCCGCGCCGGCGGCATCCGTCGTCCTGCTCGCAAGCGACTCGGCCTTCGTCGCGTCGCCGGGCATGGTGCCGTACGGGGCATCGAAGGCCGCACTCGTGCAGTTCGGGCGGGCGCTCTCGGTCGATCTCTCCGACACGCGCATCCGCGTGAACACGGTGGCGCCGTCGATCGTCGACACGCCGATGAGCCGCGGCGATCTCGGCTCCGCCGCGTTCGACGCACCGGGATTCCCGGTGCAGAGCGCTGCGGATGTCGCCGCGCACGTCTCCTATCTGGTGTCGCCGCTCAGCAGGGCGATCAACGGGACGACGCTGCTCAGCGACTTCGGATACACCGCCCGCTCGGGGTTCCCCGCGTGA
- a CDS encoding alpha-ketoacid dehydrogenase subunit beta — protein sequence MTIAHDDVHTETAVPPREVTTMSMAAALNRALADAIESDPEVVVFGEDVGALGGVFRITDGLTARYGEDRCFDTPLAESGIVGTAVGMAMNGMRPVVELQFDAFALPAFEQVVSHVAKLGNRTRGGMRMPLVIRIPFGGGIGGVEHHCDSSEAYYAHTPGLTVVSPATPQDAYSLLRAAIASPDPVIFLEPKKLYWSKGEVDTSITAEIGTARIAREGTDVTLLAYGASVALALEAAEVAAAEGRSVQVVDVRSLSPFDDATVTAAVKSTGRAVVIAEAPGYASVASEIQARVFERCFEFLEAPVRRVTGFDVPYAPPKLEHWYLPDVDRVLDAIDTLHWDEDV from the coding sequence ATGACCATCGCCCACGACGACGTGCACACGGAGACCGCCGTGCCGCCCCGCGAGGTGACGACCATGAGCATGGCCGCCGCCCTCAACCGAGCTCTCGCCGACGCGATCGAGTCCGACCCCGAGGTGGTCGTCTTCGGCGAGGACGTCGGCGCTCTCGGCGGCGTCTTCCGCATCACCGACGGGCTCACCGCGCGCTACGGCGAGGACCGGTGCTTCGACACGCCTCTCGCGGAGTCCGGCATCGTCGGCACCGCCGTCGGCATGGCCATGAACGGCATGCGTCCCGTGGTCGAGCTCCAGTTCGACGCGTTCGCCCTCCCCGCCTTCGAGCAGGTCGTGAGCCACGTCGCAAAGCTCGGCAACCGCACACGCGGAGGGATGCGGATGCCGCTGGTCATCCGCATCCCGTTCGGCGGAGGCATCGGCGGCGTGGAGCACCACTGCGACTCCTCGGAGGCGTACTACGCCCACACGCCGGGGCTCACCGTCGTGAGTCCCGCCACCCCGCAGGACGCCTACTCCCTGCTGCGTGCGGCGATCGCCTCCCCCGACCCCGTGATCTTCCTCGAGCCCAAGAAGCTCTACTGGAGCAAGGGCGAGGTCGACACGTCGATCACGGCCGAGATCGGCACCGCGCGCATCGCCCGCGAGGGCACCGACGTGACCCTCCTCGCCTACGGCGCCTCTGTGGCGCTCGCCCTGGAGGCCGCCGAGGTCGCCGCCGCGGAGGGCCGGAGCGTGCAGGTCGTCGACGTGCGCTCGCTCTCGCCCTTCGACGACGCGACCGTGACGGCCGCCGTGAAGTCGACGGGGCGTGCCGTGGTCATCGCCGAGGCACCAGGCTATGCGTCGGTCGCCTCGGAGATCCAGGCCCGCGTCTTCGAGCGGTGCTTCGAGTTCCTCGAGGCGCCCGTGCGCCGGGTCACCGGCTTCGACGTGCCCTACGCACCGCCGAAGCTCGAACACTGGTACCTGCCCGACGTCGACCGGGTTCTCGACGCGATCGACACGCTGCACTGGGACGAGGACGTATGA
- a CDS encoding TetR/AcrR family transcriptional regulator, which translates to MSQSGATEPARRGRPGYDRRGLLDAAVAVFNESGYDATSVAALATRLGLSKAALYHHFSSKEEILETALGEALDGLEGVLADTRTVVPSERLAAVLQGAVRVLAAHLPSVTLLLRVRGNSDVERRALERRRAFDQEVTRIVRAAQQDGAVRADVDASVATRLLFGMVNSLVEWYRPGGAEDAAALAGDVLTVALDGLRTR; encoded by the coding sequence ATGAGTCAGAGCGGCGCGACCGAACCGGCCCGGCGCGGCCGTCCGGGATACGACCGACGCGGCCTGCTCGACGCGGCTGTCGCCGTCTTCAACGAATCCGGCTACGACGCCACCTCGGTCGCCGCCCTCGCCACCCGGCTCGGGCTGTCGAAAGCCGCTCTCTATCACCACTTCTCCTCGAAGGAGGAGATCCTCGAGACGGCACTCGGCGAAGCGCTGGACGGTCTCGAAGGCGTGCTCGCCGACACTCGGACGGTCGTGCCGAGCGAGCGTCTGGCGGCCGTGCTCCAGGGCGCCGTCCGTGTGCTCGCCGCGCACCTGCCGTCGGTGACCCTGCTGCTGCGCGTCCGCGGCAACAGCGACGTGGAACGTCGGGCGCTCGAACGACGCCGTGCCTTCGACCAGGAGGTCACGCGCATCGTCCGCGCCGCCCAGCAGGACGGTGCCGTCCGAGCGGATGTCGACGCCTCGGTCGCGACGCGACTGCTCTTCGGCATGGTCAACTCGCTCGTCGAGTGGTACCGGCCCGGCGGAGCCGAAGACGCCGCTGCGCTCGCCGGAGACGTGCTGACCGTAGCGCTCGACGGTCTGCGCACGCGCTGA
- a CDS encoding thiamine pyrophosphate-dependent enzyme: MQHTDMLPRDTAVQLIDQNGAPVADEQYALPEADVLLRAYRGLVEGRRINDQAGALVRQGRLAVYPSSHGQEACQVGASLVLGDADWLFPTYRDSVAVIARGVEPADALVLLKGDWHSGYDVRAHRVAPQATPLATQLLHAVGFAQAAKHRGEDTVVLALCGDGATSEGDFHEAMNFAAVFHVPVVFFVQNNEFAISVPLSRQTAAPSLAHKAIGYGMPGQRVDGNDVAAVLAVLGEAVSRARAGGGPSLVEAHTYRMQAHTNADDDTRYRERAEVQEWVARDPLLRLRAHLTQTGALDADAEERFAAGAEEIAAAMRTALNTDADLDPEDLFRFVTEKRSPQLEEQWQLLRDEIDRSQLETEGQR; the protein is encoded by the coding sequence ATGCAGCACACCGACATGCTCCCGCGTGACACCGCGGTGCAGCTGATCGACCAGAACGGCGCTCCCGTCGCCGACGAGCAGTACGCGCTCCCTGAGGCGGACGTCCTGCTGCGGGCCTACCGCGGCCTGGTCGAGGGACGACGGATCAATGATCAGGCCGGCGCCCTCGTGCGCCAGGGCCGTCTCGCCGTCTATCCGTCGTCGCATGGCCAGGAGGCCTGCCAGGTGGGCGCGTCCCTGGTTCTCGGCGACGCCGACTGGCTGTTCCCCACCTATCGCGACTCGGTCGCCGTCATCGCGCGCGGAGTCGAGCCCGCCGACGCACTGGTGCTCCTCAAGGGCGACTGGCACTCCGGCTACGACGTGCGCGCGCACCGGGTCGCACCGCAGGCGACACCCCTCGCGACGCAGCTCCTGCACGCGGTCGGCTTCGCCCAGGCAGCGAAGCACCGCGGAGAGGACACGGTCGTCCTCGCCCTCTGCGGCGACGGCGCGACGAGCGAGGGCGACTTCCACGAGGCCATGAACTTCGCCGCCGTGTTCCACGTGCCCGTCGTCTTCTTCGTGCAGAACAACGAGTTCGCTATCTCCGTGCCCCTCTCCCGCCAGACCGCGGCCCCCTCTCTCGCCCACAAGGCGATCGGGTACGGGATGCCCGGGCAGCGGGTCGACGGCAACGACGTCGCCGCGGTCCTCGCCGTGCTCGGCGAGGCGGTCTCCCGTGCACGCGCCGGTGGCGGCCCCTCGCTGGTCGAGGCGCACACGTACCGGATGCAGGCGCACACGAACGCCGACGACGACACCCGCTACCGCGAGCGCGCCGAGGTGCAGGAGTGGGTCGCCCGCGATCCCCTGCTGCGCCTGCGGGCCCACCTGACGCAGACCGGCGCCCTCGATGCGGATGCCGAGGAGCGGTTCGCCGCGGGAGCCGAGGAGATCGCCGCCGCCATGCGGACGGCGCTGAACACGGATGCTGACCTCGACCCCGAGGACCTCTTCCGATTCGTGACCGAGAAGCGCTCGCCTCAGCTCGAGGAGCAGTGGCAGCTGCTGCGCGACGAGATCGACCGCTCGCAGCTGGAGACGGAGGGACAGCGATGA
- a CDS encoding molybdenum cofactor biosynthesis F family protein: MTTLNPADTSTWLPLEGLAPGFDANKAPHTTALSGREIAVVDARGTRIVHRFGDTTVSWQYHPGSEDPTEAAADTDDYEAFEVDDDLYFVQFHHRYLPNEAVSLVLDLRAGRALAVISIILPAPEQGRTRVQHVFAPSVIEGADVSGAEAAPTTTLIGRRVEWVYSAEHAYEHVYLSSRWYSWQCLAGPERGLADTDENTVWEVRPGIYIFAWREKVIPCASVTIADHRDVNAIRSHGVLFGLDETGEVPTHFTFGAHGRLLSTTLHAPELEPAAFGED; the protein is encoded by the coding sequence ATGACGACCCTGAACCCCGCAGACACCTCCACCTGGCTGCCGCTCGAGGGCCTCGCCCCCGGCTTCGACGCCAACAAGGCGCCGCACACCACGGCGCTCAGCGGCCGTGAGATCGCGGTCGTCGACGCCCGCGGCACCCGCATCGTGCACCGCTTCGGCGACACCACGGTCTCCTGGCAGTATCACCCGGGCTCGGAGGATCCCACCGAAGCCGCAGCGGACACCGATGACTACGAGGCGTTCGAGGTCGATGACGATCTCTACTTCGTGCAGTTCCATCACCGCTACCTGCCGAACGAGGCCGTCTCGCTCGTGCTGGATCTCCGCGCCGGTCGTGCCCTCGCCGTGATCTCGATCATCCTCCCCGCCCCGGAGCAGGGCCGCACCCGCGTGCAGCACGTCTTCGCGCCGAGCGTGATCGAGGGCGCCGACGTGTCGGGCGCCGAGGCCGCACCGACGACGACCCTGATCGGGCGTCGGGTCGAGTGGGTCTACAGCGCCGAGCACGCCTACGAGCACGTCTACCTGTCGTCGCGGTGGTACTCGTGGCAGTGCCTGGCCGGGCCGGAGCGCGGCCTCGCCGACACCGACGAGAACACCGTGTGGGAGGTGCGTCCCGGCATCTACATCTTCGCGTGGCGCGAGAAGGTGATCCCCTGCGCCTCGGTGACGATCGCCGACCACCGCGACGTGAACGCGATCCGCTCGCACGGCGTGCTGTTCGGGCTCGACGAGACGGGCGAGGTGCCAACGCACTTCACGTTCGGTGCGCACGGACGGCTGCTGTCGACCACGCTCCACGCGCCCGAGCTCGAGCCGGCCGCCTTCGGAGAGGACTGA
- a CDS encoding aldehyde dehydrogenase family protein — MSESAAAAAVLLDRIQAPEGAGRDIPDAATREIIGRAPVHAVADLDDAVARAAAAQPAWEALGHERRSELLLAAADAIDANAEALAHLLSREQGKPLNGPNARFELGACSAWLRTNASIVIEPQVLVDDETLHAELVYKAAGVVGAIGPWNWPLMITIWQIGPSLRMGNTVVAKPSEYTPLSVLAMLAVMNEVLPADVLIGVSGDREVGARLASHPDIAKIMFTGSTATGRRIIESSAGNLARLTLELGGNDAGIVLPGTDAAAIAEDLFWGAFINTGQTCAAMKRLYVHDSVYDDVVGALAEIAGSVPMGNGLDEDNVLGPLQNRAQFDIVTRLVDDAKSRGARIVTGGDAAPELGELFYRPTIVADIDNDAALVQEEQFGPALPVIRYSDVDEAFAWANAVDVGLGASVWSSDPAAARAAASRMEAGTVWINSHGGLHPMVPFGGVKSSGYGLEFGVEGLKSVAVTQVVSGPGRKG, encoded by the coding sequence ATGTCCGAATCCGCCGCAGCAGCCGCCGTGCTGCTCGACCGCATCCAGGCGCCGGAGGGCGCGGGGCGCGACATCCCCGACGCGGCGACCCGCGAGATCATCGGCCGCGCGCCGGTGCACGCTGTCGCCGATCTCGACGACGCGGTCGCGCGTGCCGCGGCCGCGCAGCCCGCCTGGGAGGCGCTCGGCCACGAGAGGCGCAGCGAGCTGCTGCTCGCGGCCGCCGATGCGATCGACGCGAACGCCGAGGCGCTGGCCCACCTGCTCTCGCGCGAGCAGGGCAAGCCCCTGAACGGCCCGAACGCCCGCTTCGAGCTGGGCGCCTGCTCGGCGTGGCTGCGCACCAACGCGAGCATCGTCATCGAACCGCAGGTGCTGGTCGACGACGAGACACTCCATGCCGAGCTCGTCTACAAGGCCGCCGGCGTCGTGGGCGCGATCGGTCCGTGGAACTGGCCGCTCATGATCACCATCTGGCAGATCGGGCCCTCGCTCCGGATGGGCAACACGGTCGTCGCGAAGCCGAGCGAGTACACGCCCCTCAGCGTGCTCGCGATGCTCGCCGTCATGAACGAGGTGCTCCCGGCCGATGTGCTGATCGGCGTCTCCGGAGACCGTGAGGTGGGGGCGCGACTCGCCTCCCACCCCGACATCGCCAAGATCATGTTCACCGGATCGACCGCGACCGGACGACGCATCATCGAGAGCTCCGCCGGGAACCTCGCCCGTCTCACCCTCGAACTCGGCGGCAACGACGCCGGCATCGTGCTTCCGGGGACGGATGCCGCCGCCATCGCCGAGGATCTCTTCTGGGGCGCCTTCATCAACACCGGCCAGACGTGTGCGGCGATGAAGCGCCTCTACGTGCACGACTCCGTCTACGACGACGTCGTCGGTGCGCTCGCCGAGATCGCGGGATCCGTGCCGATGGGCAACGGCCTCGACGAGGACAACGTGCTCGGACCCCTGCAGAACCGCGCCCAGTTCGACATCGTCACCCGCCTGGTCGACGACGCGAAGAGCCGTGGCGCCCGCATCGTGACGGGTGGCGACGCGGCGCCGGAGCTGGGGGAGCTCTTCTACCGCCCGACCATCGTCGCCGACATCGACAACGACGCCGCCCTCGTGCAGGAGGAGCAGTTCGGTCCGGCGCTCCCCGTGATCCGGTACTCCGACGTCGACGAGGCCTTCGCCTGGGCGAACGCGGTCGACGTGGGTCTCGGAGCCTCGGTCTGGTCGAGCGACCCTGCGGCGGCACGCGCGGCCGCCTCGCGGATGGAGGCCGGGACCGTGTGGATCAACTCGCACGGCGGTCTGCATCCGATGGTGCCGTTCGGCGGGGTCAAGAGCTCGGGCTACGGACTGGAGTTCGGAGTTGAGGGCCTCAAGTCGGTGGCCGTGACGCAGGTCGTGTCCGGCCCCGGTCGGAAGGGCTGA
- a CDS encoding Lrp/AsnC family transcriptional regulator, producing the protein MTVLDDIDHAILGELRRDARSSMTAIAEAVHISRAGAHARIKRLTDAGVITGYSVRTDPVLLGHHASAYVTLAIEQATWQDVRDRLRAIPEIEHMALVGGDFDVILLVRANDARDLRRIVLEDIQAIPSIRSTRTTLIFEDFGPS; encoded by the coding sequence ATGACCGTGCTGGATGACATCGACCATGCGATCCTCGGAGAGCTCCGCCGGGATGCCCGGTCGTCGATGACGGCGATCGCGGAGGCCGTGCACATCTCGCGCGCCGGTGCCCACGCGCGCATCAAGCGGCTCACGGATGCCGGCGTCATCACCGGCTACTCGGTGCGCACGGATCCGGTGCTGCTGGGACATCACGCGAGCGCGTACGTCACTCTGGCGATCGAGCAGGCGACCTGGCAGGACGTGCGCGACCGCCTGCGCGCGATTCCCGAGATCGAGCACATGGCGCTGGTCGGCGGCGACTTCGACGTCATCCTGCTCGTGCGGGCCAACGATGCGCGGGATCTCCGTCGCATCGTGCTGGAGGACATCCAGGCGATCCCGTCGATCCGCTCGACACGGACGACGCTGATCTTCGAGGACTTCGGGCCGAGCTGA